The sequence below is a genomic window from Arthrobacter sp. U41.
ACGACGTCGATCTTCTGGCCGGCTTCGAAGAGCTCTACGGAGAGCTCCTGGCCCAGCTCGTAAGAGTCAGCATCTGCAGTGCGCAGTTCGACGACGTGGCGGCGAGGCGTGACGCCTGCCTTTTCAAAGTGACCAGCCAGCGGCTTGGTGACCTTGCGGGGATCGATCTGGCCGTAGCCGATCTGAACGGCGACATAGCCATCAGTGGCTGCATTGCGCAGCTGCGTGATGACGTTCGAGTCAGCCTGGACCACAGTGACGGGGATGAGCTTGTTGTTCTCGTCCCAGACCTGGGTCATGCCGAGCTTCGTGCCCAGCAGGCCCTTTACGTTACGGGTTGCGGTCATAGTCTCTCAGCACCTCCCTACAGCTTGATTTCGATGTTCACGTCGGCCGGCAGGTCGAGACGCATAAGCGAATCAACAGCCTTCGGCGTGGGGTCGATGATGTCGATAAGACGCTTGTGAGTACGCATTTCGAAGTGCTCACGGCTGTCCTTGTACTTGTGCGGAGAGCGGATGA
It includes:
- the rplC gene encoding 50S ribosomal protein L3, translated to MTATRNVKGLLGTKLGMTQVWDENNKLIPVTVVQADSNVITQLRNAATDGYVAVQIGYGQIDPRKVTKPLAGHFEKAGVTPRRHVVELRTADADSYELGQELSVELFEAGQKIDVVGTTKGKGFAGVMKRHGFHGVGASHGAHKNHRKPGSIGGASTPSRVFKGMKMAGRMGAVRHTTLNLTVHAVDVEKSLLLIKGAVPGARGQVVLVRTAVKGA
- the rpsJ gene encoding 30S ribosomal protein S10 — encoded protein: MAGQKIRIRLKSYDHEVIDSSARKIVETVTRAGATVVGPVPLPTEKNIYCVIRSPHKYKDSREHFEMRTHKRLIDIIDPTPKAVDSLMRLDLPADVNIEIKL